From Candidatus Neomarinimicrobiota bacterium:
TTGTCTACCGGGGTGAACATGCTTTCGTAATGATGAACCTGTATCCCTACAATAACGGTCACATTCTAATCGCACCTTACGCGCACGTGAATGAGTTTGAGGAGCTGGAGCCGGAGGTCCAGCTGGAGATGCTCAACCTGGTCTCGCGGGCCATGACCATCATGCGCCGGGAAATGAAGGCCGGCGGTTTCAATTTCGGGGCCAATATTGGGGCTGCCGCCGGGGCCGGGATCGAAGAGCATGTACACCTCCACGTGGTCCCCCGCTGGATCGGCGACACCAACTTCATGCCAGTGGTGGCCAGCACCAGGGTCCAGGTGCAGACCCTTCGGGAAACCCGGAATCTGCTGGCAGCAGCTTACCTCAAGGACGACTAGCTAATGGCCGGGATTCGAAGGCAACAGTCAAAAGGAGAGTCTGAAGGGCATCAGCATGGACGTTGATGAACAAATTATTAAGGAAGTCGTCCAGCACGTCCTTAGCGTAACCCGACCGGACCGGATCATCCTCTTCGGCTCCGCAGCCGC
This genomic window contains:
- a CDS encoding HIT domain-containing protein, with translation MNIKRLWAPWRLEYVQAPKPAEGCIFCDKPAANDDLENLIVYRGEHAFVMMNLYPYNNGHILIAPYAHVNEFEELEPEVQLEMLNLVSRAMTIMRREMKAGGFNFGANIGAAAGAGIEEHVHLHVVPRWIGDTNFMPVVASTRVQVQTLRETRNLLAAAYLKDD